A window of Nocardiopsis sp. Huas11 genomic DNA:
CGGTATGCGTGAAGGCGACGTTGAACACCACGATCCACAGCATCATCGGGCGGAGGATGGGGTGTTTGGCCAGCACCGCGAACCCGCCGACGGCCCCCCGCAGGGTCCACCGCCCCCGGGGCTCGTGCGCGATCGCCTGCATGGGGCGCCGGATGCACAGGACGAGTCCGGCCGAGACCAGGTAGGTGAGGGCCTCGCCCGCGAAGGGGAAGGCGCGGCCGAGGCCGAACAGGAAGCCGGCCAGGGGCGCGCCGAGCGCGGTGGTGGTGAAGAAGCGGATCTGGTTCTGCGCGGCCGCGTCGGCCACCTGGGCGGGCGGCACCAGCTGCTTGATGGCGGCCATCGCGACCGGGTTGGACACGCCCATCAGCGCCGACGAGCACACCGCGACGGCCACGACCGCGAGCGGGGTGGCCTCGCCCACGAGGAGGAAGACGGCGAATCCGGCGAGCAGGAGGAGCCGGCCGAGGTCACAGCAGAGCAGGACCACGCGGCGGTTGACGCGGTCGGCGAGGGAACCGCCGACCACCGCGGCGACCATGGCGGTGGCGACCTGGGCCGCCCCGATGGCGCCGGCCTGGGCGGCCGATCCCGCCAGGAGGAGGGTCAGGAGGGGGTAGGCGACCTCGCCGCTCTCCTTGCCGAGCCCGGCGAAGAAGCGGCTGGTCCACAGGGCCTGGAAGTCCCGGTTGCGGATGAGGGGGACGAACTCCTCGGCGCCGCCGATCGGGGGCACCCGTCCGGGTGGCCGGGACGAGTGCTCCCGCTCCGACGTCATCGCGATCGTTCCCCTCGGGTCCCCGTGGACGGCGGGGGAACCACGGCTCCGGCCCGGACTGGTGGTCGTGTGCCCGTGGGAACCGTGTGGCACCGGTGCCCCCGTGGGCCGTGGGGGGTCAGGGGACCGACCCGGAGACCCCGGCGAGGGACCGGTCCGGGGGTTTCGTAGTCATGACGCCATTATGCGCGCATTGCCCATATTGGCGAGTATTTGTCACGCGTGTCCGGCGTGCTCGGGCCGCCTACCACGCGCTCCTGCGCACGTGCGTGACCGTCACCACGCCCGGCCCGTGGCCGCGTCCGGGCGGGGTCACCACGCCCGGTTCGCGGCCCCGTCCCGGCGGGGTCCACGGGCGTCCGAGCGCGGCCGCACGGCGGCGGCCTCCTCGATGCTGCGCGGCGAGCGCTCCACGTAGGCCACGACGGTCGCGACCGCCAGCGATCCCCCGGCGACGAGCACGTAGGACGCGGTCCAGCCGCCGGTCATCTCCCCGAGCAGGCCGAACAGGAGCGGGCCGCCCAGCGCGATGCCGCTGCCCGCCCCCTGGACGAAGCCCGACAGCGACGCCGAGCCCCGGGCCGTGGTGCTGCGGGCGTTGATCATGGTCATCATGACCACGAACAGGCCGGTGCCCAGACCCAGGAAGACCGCCCAGAGCGGGGCCAGCGCCTGGGGCGCGAGCGCGATCCCCAGGTAGCCCACGAGGTAGCCCGCGATCCCGAACGCGACGATCGGGAAGGTGTTGGCGGCCCGGACGGTGAGCGTGGGCGCCACCAGACCGAACATCAGGCTCGACGCCACCATCAGCGACACCATGCTCCCGGAGAACGCCCCGGAGTGGCCGGCGTCGGCCAGCAGCGTCGGCAGCCACGTGAACAGGGTGAAGACGTTCCAGGTCACCATCCCGAAGAGCACGGCCATGCGCCAGGCCATGCCCACCCGCCAGACCGGGCGCGCCGGCGGCGGGGGACCCGCGGGCACGGCCGCCCTCGGTCCGGTGCCACCGCCGGGCCGGCGCCACTGCAGGGCCCAGAGACCGGCGGCGACCAGGGCGAGCAGGGACCAGGCCCCGAGGGCGAAGCGCCACCCGGCCACCTCGGCCAGCGGAACGGCGACCAGCGGCGGGAAGAGGGCGCCCAGGTGGATCGCGACCATCTGGACGGTGCTCAGGGCGGCCAGCCGGTCGGGGAAGTACTGCTTGATCAGCGGCGGCACCACGACATTGCCCAGAGCGGCGCCGGTCAGGGCGATCGCGGTGAGCAGCAGCAGGGTGCCGGTGTCGGGGGCGAAGGCGCGGGCCAGCTGCCCGACGGCGGCCAGCAGCATGCTGAGCACGGCGGTGGCCTCGGCGCCCAGTCGGCGCATGACGGCGGGGGTGGCCAGGCCGAACAGCGCGAAGGCGACCAGCGGCAGCGCGCCGAAGAGGCCCACGACGGCGGTCGTGAAGCCGAAGTCCGCCCCGATCGTGGTCAACAGGGGCGACAGGGAGGTCACCACCAGGCGCAGGTTCAGTGCCGCGCAGGTGATGGCCGCCAGGGCCAGGAGGCGGCCCCTCAGTACTGGGGCTCCGGTGGGAGCCGTGGTGTCCGGCCGGGCCGACGGTCGGTCGGGGCGGGCCAGGAGGGAGGAAGGTCTCATAACGGCGACGGACGTCCCTTGGTTCTGCGGTGATGCGTCGTCGCATCGGAGCGGGGCCGTCGGCGGGCGACAGTGCCTGCCGCGGAAGGATCTTCTTCCGGGCGAGCCAAGTACGACCTTTTCGCCTAAAGGTTAACCAGACTCCGAGCTTCTCGACAACTTTCCGTATTTAATACGGATATGATGCGCACATGGCTGATCTTGACGAACTTGATACGGCGATCCTGGCCGAACTCCAGTCGGACGCACGAAAAACCAACCGCGACGTGGCCGCCGCGGTGGGCGCTTCGCCCACCACGACCCTCGATCGGACCCGCGCACTGCGGGAAAAGGGTGTGATTCGCGGCTCACTCCTGGACGTGGACCTGGACCTCATCGGCCGCCCGGTCCAGGCGCTCATCACCGTGAGCGTCGTGAAGCCCTCCCGGCACAACATCGAGGCCTTCCGCGACTGGGTCCGCTCGCTTCCGGACACGCTGTCGGTCTTCGTCACCTCGGGCAGCGAGGACTTCCTGATCCACGTGGCCCTGCCGGACAACAACAGCCTGTACGCGTTCGTGATCGACAAGCTGACCGAGCGCCCCGAGGTCGCCGACGTGCGCGCCTCGATCGTCTACGAGCACCTGCGCAACGACCGCATCACGCCGACCAACGCGCACGGCCGCCGCCGAGCCTGACCCCGGCCGCCGGCCGGGCGCGGGCGGGGCACGCCCACCGGCCGGGCGCACCGGGGCGCCCTCCGGGTCGGCCGGGCCGCCCCGGCCGACCCGGAGGGCCGTGGGCTCGCCCTCCGACCCGACGCGCCCCGCCACCCCGGCCCGAGCACCGTTCTGGTCGGGGCCTTAGGCTGACCCGTGTGACACAGGTCTCACCCGCGCCCGGGTCCGACGAAGCCGCCGCCGTCCGCGCGTCATGGCGTTCACTCGGACTGCCGGGCCTCATCGACGTCCACACCCACTTCATGCCCGACAACGTCCTCCGCAAGGTCTGGGCGTACTTCGACGCCCTCGGGGAGGGCGTCTGGCCCATCACCTACCGGGGCACCCAGGACGAGCGCGTGGCCCTGCTGCGCGACTTCGGCGTCGTCCGCCACACCGCCCTGTCCTACCCGCACCGGACCGGCATGGCCCGCTGGCTCAACGACTGGGCCGCCGACTACGCCGCCCACCACCCGGACTGCCTGCGCAGCGCCACCTTCTACCCCGAACCCGACGCCAAGGAGTACGTGGCCGAGGCGATCGGCACGGGCGCACGCGTGTTCAAGGCCCACCTGCAGGTCGGCGCCTACGACCCCCGCGACCCGTGGCTGGCCGACGTGTGGGGCGCCCTGGCCGACTCCGGCACCCCCGTGGTGGTCCACTGCGCCTCCGGCCCCCTGCCCGGCCCCTTCACCGGCCCCGGGCCCATCGCCGAGGTCCTGCGCGCCCACCCCGACCTCACCCTGGTCGTCGCGCACGCCGGGGCGCCCGAGTACACCGACTTCCTGGACCTGGCCGAACGCCACGAGCGGGTCCACCTGGACACCACCATGGCCTTCACGGCCTACACCGAACGCCACTCCCCGTTCCCCGCCGCGGAGCTCCCGCGCCTGCGCGCCCTGGGCGACCGTGTGCTGCTGGGCAGCGACTTCCCGAACATCCCCTACCCCTACCTCGACCAGATCCGGGCCCTGGAGGACCTCGGCCTGGGACCCGACTGGCTGCGAGCCGTCCTGTACGGCAACGCGGCCCGGCTGTTCGAGCTCTGAACCACCGCCGACGCAGAGAGAAGACGGATGGAACTCGCACTCACCCCCCTGGACTTCGCCCGCCGTGCGCGCCGCCTGTACCGCGACCGCGAGGCGGTGGTCGACCGGGGGCTCCGCCTGACCTACGAGGAGTTCTTCGACCGCTGCGACCGCTGGTCCTCGGTCCTGGCCGGCATGGGCGTGACGACCGGCGACCGCGTCGCCTACATCGCGCCGAACACGCACGCCCAGCTGGAGTCCTTCTACGCGGTACCCCAGCTGGGCGCCGTCCTGGTCCCCGTCAACTTCCGGCTGGCCGCCGACGACTTCGTCTACATCGTCAACCACTCCGGCGCGAAGGTCCTGTGCGTGCACGCCGACCAGATCGACACCGTCGACGGGGTGCGCGACCGCATGCCCGGCGTGGAGCGGTTCGTCGCCCTGGAGGGGGCGCGTCCGGGCTGGGAGGACTACGAGGCCCTCCTCGCCGACGCCGCGCCCGACTTCCCGCGCGCGGAGATCGACGAGAACCAGCTGCTGACGATCAACTACACGTCCGGGACGACCGCGCGTCCCAAGGGCGTGATGATCACCCACCGCAACGCCTACATGAACACCGTCGGCGTCCTGACCCACCTGCGGATCGAGGTCGGCGAGCGGTACCTGTGGACCCTGCCGATGTTCCACGCCAACGGCTGGACCTACACCTGGACCGTGACCGCGGCCGGCGCGACGCACGTGTGCCTGCCCGCCATGGACCCGGCCGCGGTGTACGAGCTGGTGCGCTCCGAGGGCGTGACCTGGATGTGCGCGGCCCCCACCGTCCTGATCATG
This region includes:
- a CDS encoding MFS transporter; this translates as MTSEREHSSRPPGRVPPIGGAEEFVPLIRNRDFQALWTSRFFAGLGKESGEVAYPLLTLLLAGSAAQAGAIGAAQVATAMVAAVVGGSLADRVNRRVVLLCCDLGRLLLLAGFAVFLLVGEATPLAVVAVAVCSSALMGVSNPVAMAAIKQLVPPAQVADAAAQNQIRFFTTTALGAPLAGFLFGLGRAFPFAGEALTYLVSAGLVLCIRRPMQAIAHEPRGRWTLRGAVGGFAVLAKHPILRPMMLWIVVFNVAFTHTGAFLAIIATADQQGASNVEIGLTVSVAGTGGLLGSLAAGAVVRWVRPTTTFLVAAWSAPICGLGLAVAPNVLSLGLLVGCVFATVPCVNAVFYGYVAASVTDGYQGRVLGAVMFMSLVSQPIGILGIGIVFDHAGPTWVFLMMALISGLAALFSLSPVMRDLPRPEDVAVA
- a CDS encoding CynX/NimT family MFS transporter, encoding MRPSSLLARPDRPSARPDTTAPTGAPVLRGRLLALAAITCAALNLRLVVTSLSPLLTTIGADFGFTTAVVGLFGALPLVAFALFGLATPAVMRRLGAEATAVLSMLLAAVGQLARAFAPDTGTLLLLTAIALTGAALGNVVVPPLIKQYFPDRLAALSTVQMVAIHLGALFPPLVAVPLAEVAGWRFALGAWSLLALVAAGLWALQWRRPGGGTGPRAAVPAGPPPPARPVWRVGMAWRMAVLFGMVTWNVFTLFTWLPTLLADAGHSGAFSGSMVSLMVASSLMFGLVAPTLTVRAANTFPIVAFGIAGYLVGYLGIALAPQALAPLWAVFLGLGTGLFVVMMTMINARSTTARGSASLSGFVQGAGSGIALGGPLLFGLLGEMTGGWTASYVLVAGGSLAVATVVAYVERSPRSIEEAAAVRPRSDARGPRRDGAANRAW
- a CDS encoding amidohydrolase family protein — its product is MTQVSPAPGSDEAAAVRASWRSLGLPGLIDVHTHFMPDNVLRKVWAYFDALGEGVWPITYRGTQDERVALLRDFGVVRHTALSYPHRTGMARWLNDWAADYAAHHPDCLRSATFYPEPDAKEYVAEAIGTGARVFKAHLQVGAYDPRDPWLADVWGALADSGTPVVVHCASGPLPGPFTGPGPIAEVLRAHPDLTLVVAHAGAPEYTDFLDLAERHERVHLDTTMAFTAYTERHSPFPAAELPRLRALGDRVLLGSDFPNIPYPYLDQIRALEDLGLGPDWLRAVLYGNAARLFEL
- a CDS encoding Lrp/AsnC family transcriptional regulator, which codes for MADLDELDTAILAELQSDARKTNRDVAAAVGASPTTTLDRTRALREKGVIRGSLLDVDLDLIGRPVQALITVSVVKPSRHNIEAFRDWVRSLPDTLSVFVTSGSEDFLIHVALPDNNSLYAFVIDKLTERPEVADVRASIVYEHLRNDRITPTNAHGRRRA
- a CDS encoding long-chain-fatty-acid--CoA ligase; the protein is MELALTPLDFARRARRLYRDREAVVDRGLRLTYEEFFDRCDRWSSVLAGMGVTTGDRVAYIAPNTHAQLESFYAVPQLGAVLVPVNFRLAADDFVYIVNHSGAKVLCVHADQIDTVDGVRDRMPGVERFVALEGARPGWEDYEALLADAAPDFPRAEIDENQLLTINYTSGTTARPKGVMITHRNAYMNTVGVLTHLRIEVGERYLWTLPMFHANGWTYTWTVTAAGATHVCLPAMDPAAVYELVRSEGVTWMCAAPTVLIMLSNTPQDVRGDVPPGVNVVTAGASPAADTIERLEDGLGWTVTQVYGLTETAPFITVCEPRPEHASLGTRERAAVKARQGVELITSGELRVVDGSGAEVPWDGTTVGEITVRGNVVMRGYYNDPEATEQVMRGGWFHTGDAAVTHPDGYVEIQDRIKDVIISGGENISSVEVEGVLLRHPAVLEAAVVGVPHERWGETPRASVVLRDGAAATERDLIAFARENMAHFKAPTQVEFVAQLPKTATGKIQKYVLRGGASAVSRQ